ATCCAATAAGATTATGAAATGATTCTTTTACCGAAACCAATTTATAATTGGACAAACCGGCCATGCAGAGTGTTTCCTTTTACCGAAAATCCATCGAGAAATGAAAAACGGGTAATGCAAGGGGTTTCCTTTTACCGAAAATCAATTCAAAAGAGAAAAACGGGCAATGCAGGGTGTTTCCTTTTACCGAAAATCCATCGAGAAATGAAAAACGGGTAATGCAACGCGTTTCCTTTTACCGAAAATCCATCGAGAAATGAAAAACGGGTAATGCACGTATTTACAATTAAATTAAAAGAAGACCACATCTAAGACATGGTCATCCATTAGTTTATCAGATTCGTCATCCTTTATAAAAGCAAGGCTAGTGTCTTACAGCATTTTTTCCAGGAACTCTTTTGCTCTGCTGCTCTTTGGGCTGCTGAAGAATTCTGCTGGAGGGGCATCCTCGACTAATACTCCGCCATCCAGGAAAAGCACTCGATCGGCGACTTCACGGGCAAAGCCCATTTCATGGGTCACGATTGCCATTGTCATACCGGTATGAGCGAGGGACTTCATAACCTCAAGCACCTCTTTGACCATTTCGGGATCCAATGCAGAGGTTGGTTCATCGAACAGCATGACTTCGGGGTTCATTGCAAGTGCCCGGGCAATTGCTACACGCTGTTTTTGGCCTCCTGAAAGCCTGTTTGGATATTCATTTGCCTTTTCGGAAAGACCAACCTTTTTAAGAAGCTCCATTCCATGCTTTTCAGCTTCAGCTTTTGCCAATCCTTTAACCTTAATCGGCGCATATGTGATGTTTTGCAATACGGTCATATGCGGGAAGAGATGAAAGTGCTGGAACACCATCCCGACATTTTCGCGGACTTTCATGATGTTCGTTTTCTTGTTGGTTATATCATCTGAACCAATAAAGATCTGGCCGCTTGTCGGCTGCTCAAGCAGATTCAAACAGCGGAGGAAAGTCGATTTCCCTGAACCTGATGGTCCGATGATGGCAACAACCTCACCGTTTTCGATTGTGGTTGATATCCCTTTTAAAACTTCCAGCTTGCCGAATGATTTATGAAGATTTTGTACCTTAATCACTTTGTCTCAATCTCCTTTCCACTACCTTGCCAATCATTGTCAAGGAGATGACCAATACGTAATAAATAAGCCCAGCAAAAATCAGCGGTTCAAAAAATCTGTATTGATCTCCGCCGACGATATAGGATCTGCGCATAATATCATCCACCGCAATGACGGTAACGATCGCTGATTCCTTTGTAAGTGTGATGAATTCATTCATCAGTGCCGGCAGGATGTTTTTCATCGCCTGAGGCAGGATGATGTCACGCATCATTCTCTCTCCAGGAACGCCCAGTGCCATTGCGGCTTCTTTTTGGCCTTTATCGACCGCCAAAATCCCAGCCCTGATGATTTCTGAAATATAGGCTGCAGAGTTTAAGGAGAATGCTGCTACAGCAGCTGTATAGGAAGCAATCTCGAATCCAATAAGCTGGGGCAGCCCATAATAGATGATCATCAATTGGAGAATTAACGGGGTTCCACGGAAAATCGATGTATAGGCATCCGCAAACCAATTAAGTGCCTTGGATTTACTGATTTTAAAAATCGCCAGGACAATTCCAAACGCAAAGCCTAGCAGACCTGCTACAATTACTATTTTCAAAGTGACGCCGATTCCCTTCAAAATATATGGCAATGAAGGAAGGATGGCGGTAAAATCAAGATTCATAGTCTTAACAGCCCTCTCTATCTATTTCATGAAGGAGAAAGGCGCTCAGAAGACCTTAGCATTCTGAACGCCTGTTCATTTCTTACTTTTCTCCGCCAAACCATTTAACGATTAACTTGTCTACTTCGCCATTTTCCATTTTTTCTTTCAGAACCTTGTTAAATTCTTCAGTAAGCTTGCTTCCTTTAGGGAAGGCAATCGCTGAACCAGCTTCTTCTTCGTTTCCATCTTCAATCGTAAAGCCATCAAGATCAGCATTATTCTTGAAGTATCCCTCTGCTACTGTATCTTCGATAATTGCTGCATCAATGCGTCCAGCTTTGATTTCCTGGACCAATTCAGGAATTCTTGTGCGTTTCTCAATCTTAATTTCCACTGTTTCAGCAATTTTCTCAGCTTCTTCTTCCTGGATGGATGAAAGCTGGACACCAACTGTTTTACCTTCAAGATCTTCAATTGACTTGATGTTGCTGTCTTTTGAAGAAACAATCATGTGCTTCGCTGTATAGTAAACATCTGTGAAGTCTACGTTCTTTTTACGTTCAGGAGTTGGAGTCATTCCTGCCATGACAAAGTCAACACGCTCAGCCTGAAGTGCACCGATAAGTCCGTTAAAATCCATATCGGTGATTTCTACTTCATACCCTAATTCATTTGCAATCAGATTTGCCAGATCTACGTCAAAACCAATGATTTCATCACTTGTAGCTGTTTCCACGTATTCAAATGGCGGATAGTCAGCTGAAGTTCCCATTTTAAGGACTTTCTTTTCTTCTCCACCGTCGCCTGAAGTTTTTTCAGTGCTTGTCCCGCATGCCGCGAGAACTCCCATTAATAAGATGCTCATCAATAAAACTGCAATTTTCTTTTTCATTTGTTGTTTTCCCCCTATAATGTTCATTCTGTAATTTTATACAATTTTATTAATATATTAGCTATTAAACTTGTAGTTCACTGCATAACAACTAATAATTATTAACTAAAATGTATTTTAACACATATTAATAAATATGCAATGATATTTTTAAATATAAATTCAATGTACTTTACCCACAAAAAAAAGAACCCCGGCAAAGTCGGGATTCTTCAGTATTTATACTTCTTCGCAATATTCTTCGAATGCGTTTTGCAGTTTGTTCACTACCTGCATCGGATCGTGGCCTTCGATTTCGTGGCGTTCGACCATTGTGCAAAGTTTCCCGTCCTTAAGCAATGCGAAAGATGGGGATGATGGCGGATAGCCAGTAAAATAGCTACGTGCTTTTTCTGTCGCTTCCTTATCCTGTCCCGCGAAAACAGTCACTAGATGATCTGGGCGCTTATCATAATGAACAGCATGTGCTGCTGCAGGACGGGCAATACCTCCGGCGCAACCGCAAACTGAGTTAACCATGACAAGTGTTGTGCCTTCTTTAGCCAATGCTTGTTCTACTTCCTCGCTCGTTGTTAATTCTGTATATCCAGCTGCCCCAATTTCCTGGCGAGCCTGGCGGACTACATCATTCATGAAAAAATTGAAATCCATGCTCATCGATACATCTCTCCTCTGCTGTATAGTAACTAGTACATAAATATATGATACCAATTAAAATAATTTTTTCAAAGTATGTTTAACTCTTATGGATTACGGGAAAGGTAACAATACAGCTAGATCCATACCCCTAAACTCCCTAGATGAAGGACAACGGAACATTCCGTTGTCCGCTTTTTTTTGCTGATCACGTAATGCTTTTCTAATTCTGGATCATACCGCGTAATACAAAATGTCCTTAGAATACGAATGTGAAAAAAGAGGGTGCCCCAAAAGATATAACTTTTGGGCTCCCTCTCTTTTTTAGTAGCTTGTTATAATTGTCCGTTGATTTCCGTTCCAGGCCCTTCGCTTTCCGCGGGGCTGGCGGTGAGCCTCCTCGCCGCCGTTGGCGCCTGTGGGGTCTCACCTGTCCAGCTGAGCCCGCAGGAGTCTTCACGCCTTCCACTCCAATCAACTAAGGTGTATAAATTCATTTTTAAATTCAAAATAAACAAACCAGTTAGTCCTTCTAGGGCATTCAAGTATTGATACCTCAACAGCTTAATTTTCATCTCCAAAAAAAGCTCTAAATAACTCCTCGACACCTGAAGCTACTGGCCTGTTTCCCGAGATGACTTCATTTTCCACCTTAGGAAGCAAGTTCTTTATTGCTGGGTTATGAAAGAAATGCGCCTGTAGCTGATCGATGATCATATCATTCAGCCACTCTTTTGTCTGGAATCTTCTTCTTTCATCAAAAATTCCACTTTTTCTCGTTAAGCTCTCAAAGGCTGAGATTGTTTTCCAAATCTCATCAATTCCTTTGCTCTGTAGTGCTGAACTCGTCATAGCAGCTGTCTGCCAGCCTTTTGTCGCTGGCTGCAGGAAATGCAGGATACGATTATACTCTTCTTTAGTCTTTATCGCTGTTTGTTCGTTTGGACCATCCGCTTTATTCACTATGACTGCATCTGCAAGCTCCATGATTCCTTTCTTCATCCCCTGAAGTTCATCACCGGCACCAGTCAGTACGAGAAGCATGAAGAAATCGACCATATCCCTGACGATGACTTCACTTTGACCAACCCCAACCGTTTCAACAAGAATGACATCGAACCCGGAAGCTTCACATAATAGCATTGTTTCCCGCGTTTTGCGGTGGACACCACCAAGCTTTCCACCAGAAGGTGATGGTCGAATGAATGCTCTCGGATTTCTCGCAAGCTTTTCCATCCTCGTCTTATCGCCAAGGATGCTGCCTCCAGTCAGGCTGGAGGTAGGGTCCACAGCCAGAACTGCAACCTTATGACCCATGTCGCACAGATAGCTGCCAAAGCTCTCGATAAAACTACTCTTGCCAGCACCCGGCACGCCTGTAATGCCAATCCTGATCGAATGTCCCGAGTCAGGCAGCAGCTTTTGTAAGAGGGATTGTGCCGTCTGAAAATCATGCTCCGCATTGCTTTCAATCAATGTAATTCCTTTTGCCAGCGCTGTCCTGTCCCCTGCTTTGATGTCTTTAGCAAGCGAATCTGGATCCAGTTTGCGTAAATTCTTTTTTTTAACGAAACGCCCGGCTTTTGCTGCCGGCTTTTCGGCATTTCCGCCCGACACTCCAGGCTTCACTACACTTGAAAACGAATCAGCCTTATCGGGATCGAACCATTCCGGCTTTTTCTCATCAGCCATTAGCTAGACACTTCCTCATAGCCCAAACGCTCATAAATAGTCCGTAAAACCTTCTGCGCCGCAACAGGAATGACCGTTCCGGGACCAAAAATCGCACTTGCTCCATTATCATACAAGAATTGATAATCCTGAGCCGGGATAACCCCGCCGACAATCACGACAATATCCTCGCGGCCTAATTTTTCCAGCTCCTTCACAAGCTGCGGCAAAAGTGTTTTATGTCCAGCTGCCAAAGAGCTGATTCCAATCGCATGGACATCATTTTCAACTGCCTGGATCGCTGTTTCTTCAGGCGTTTGGAAAAGCGGGCCAATATCCACATCAAATCCTAAATCAGCAAAAGCGGTTGAAATGACCTTTGCTCCGCGGTCATGTCCATCCTGTCCCATTTTCGCAATCATGATGCGGGGCCTGCGTCCCTCATTTTCAAGGAACTCCTGTGTCATTTGCTGGACTTCGGCAATTTCCTCACCATTTGTGAAGGCTGTGCTGTATACTCCGCTGACTGAACGAATAACTGCTTTATGCCTTCCAGCTGCCTTTTCAATTGCATCTGAAATTTCCCCAAGTGTCGCCCTTGCTCGAGCCGCCCTTACGGCATATTCCAGCAGGTTGCCTTCTCCTGTTTCTGCCACCCTGGCTAACTCATTTAAAGCGGCTTCAGCTTTTTCATCATCACGGTTTTCTTTCAGCTGCTTTAACCTTTCAAGCTGCTTCGCTCTAACGGCTGTATTATCAATATCGAGGATTTCCAGAGGATCCTCTTGATCCAGTTTATATTTATTCACGCCGATGATCGTTTCTTTTCCAGAGTCGATCTGAGCCTGTCTCCTTGCTGCAGCTTCTTCGATGCGCATTTTTGGAAGACCGGTTTCAATTGCTTTCGCCATCCCGCCAAGACTTTCAATTTCTTCGATATGCTCCCAGGCACGCTCGATGAGTGAATTGGTCAAGCTTTCAACATAGTAACTGCCTGCCCATGGATCGATGACCTTTGTAATCCCGGTTTCTTCCTGAAGAAATAGTTGAGTATTACGGGCGATGCGCGCTGAAAAATCAGTCGGCAGAGCGATGGCTTCATCAAGTGCATTCGTATGCAGTGATTGGGTATGCCCCATGGCTGCTGCATGTGCTTCGATTAATGTCCGGATTACATTATTATAAGGATCCTGTTCGGTCAGACTCCAACCAGATGTTTGCGAATGAGTTCTCAATGCCATCGACTTTTCATTTTTTGGATTGAATGTCTTAATCATTTTTGCCCAGATAAAGCGGGCAGCCCTCATTTTGGCTACTTCCATGAAATAGTTCATGCCAATCGCCCAGAAGAAGCTTAAGCGTGGTGCGAATGAATCAATATCAATGCCAGCCTGAAGACCGGTTCTCACATATTCAAGACCATCCGCAAGAGTGTACGCCAATTCGATATCCGCGGGAGCACCAGCTTCCTGCATATGATAGCCTGAAATACTGATAGAATTGAATTTCGGCATATATTTGGAAGTATACTCAAAAATATCGGCAATGATTTTCATAGACATTTCGGGTGGATATATGTACGTGTTCCTGACCATATACTCCTTCAGGATGTCATTCTGAATCGTTCCGGATAATTGATCCTGTGTCACACCCTGTTCCTCGGCAGTCACGATGAAAAACGCCATGATTGGCAGGACCGCACCATTCATTGTCATGGATACAGACATCTGGTCGAGCGGGATACCGTCAAACAGAATTTTCATATCTAAAATAGAATCAATTGCAACTCCGGCTTTCCCGACGTCACCCTCGACCCGAGGATGGTCAGAATCATAGCCCCGGTGTGTTGCCAGGTCAAAGGCAACAGACAAACCTTTTTGCCCCATCGCAAGGTTTCGCCTGTAAAATGCGTTGCTTTCTTCTGCAGTCGAAAAACCTGCATACTGTCTTACCGTCCATGGACGGTTCACATACATCGCTGGATATGGTCCCCTTGTATAGGGTGGGAGGCCGGGCATGCCTGCCATATGTTCCGATGATGTTACATCTTCTTTTGTGTACACTGGCTTAACCTTGATCTGCTCATTCGTTTCAAATAACAGATCATCGATGTTTTGCTGAATGTGGTGATCCACTTTTTCCTTGCTGACT
This window of the Mesobacillus jeotgali genome carries:
- a CDS encoding amino acid ABC transporter ATP-binding protein, encoding MIKVQNLHKSFGKLEVLKGISTTIENGEVVAIIGPSGSGKSTFLRCLNLLEQPTSGQIFIGSDDITNKKTNIMKVRENVGMVFQHFHLFPHMTVLQNITYAPIKVKGLAKAEAEKHGMELLKKVGLSEKANEYPNRLSGGQKQRVAIARALAMNPEVMLFDEPTSALDPEMVKEVLEVMKSLAHTGMTMAIVTHEMGFAREVADRVLFLDGGVLVEDAPPAEFFSSPKSSRAKEFLEKML
- a CDS encoding amino acid ABC transporter permease, which codes for MNLDFTAILPSLPYILKGIGVTLKIVIVAGLLGFAFGIVLAIFKISKSKALNWFADAYTSIFRGTPLILQLMIIYYGLPQLIGFEIASYTAAVAAFSLNSAAYISEIIRAGILAVDKGQKEAAMALGVPGERMMRDIILPQAMKNILPALMNEFITLTKESAIVTVIAVDDIMRRSYIVGGDQYRFFEPLIFAGLIYYVLVISLTMIGKVVERRLRQSD
- a CDS encoding transporter substrate-binding domain-containing protein — its product is MKKKIAVLLMSILLMGVLAACGTSTEKTSGDGGEEKKVLKMGTSADYPPFEYVETATSDEIIGFDVDLANLIANELGYEVEITDMDFNGLIGALQAERVDFVMAGMTPTPERKKNVDFTDVYYTAKHMIVSSKDSNIKSIEDLEGKTVGVQLSSIQEEEAEKIAETVEIKIEKRTRIPELVQEIKAGRIDAAIIEDTVAEGYFKNNADLDGFTIEDGNEEEAGSAIAFPKGSKLTEEFNKVLKEKMENGEVDKLIVKWFGGEK
- a CDS encoding BrxA/BrxB family bacilliredoxin: MSMDFNFFMNDVVRQARQEIGAAGYTELTTSEEVEQALAKEGTTLVMVNSVCGCAGGIARPAAAHAVHYDKRPDHLVTVFAGQDKEATEKARSYFTGYPPSSPSFALLKDGKLCTMVERHEIEGHDPMQVVNKLQNAFEEYCEEV
- the meaB gene encoding methylmalonyl Co-A mutase-associated GTPase MeaB encodes the protein MADEKKPEWFDPDKADSFSSVVKPGVSGGNAEKPAAKAGRFVKKKNLRKLDPDSLAKDIKAGDRTALAKGITLIESNAEHDFQTAQSLLQKLLPDSGHSIRIGITGVPGAGKSSFIESFGSYLCDMGHKVAVLAVDPTSSLTGGSILGDKTRMEKLARNPRAFIRPSPSGGKLGGVHRKTRETMLLCEASGFDVILVETVGVGQSEVIVRDMVDFFMLLVLTGAGDELQGMKKGIMELADAVIVNKADGPNEQTAIKTKEEYNRILHFLQPATKGWQTAAMTSSALQSKGIDEIWKTISAFESLTRKSGIFDERRRFQTKEWLNDMIIDQLQAHFFHNPAIKNLLPKVENEVISGNRPVASGVEELFRAFFGDEN
- the scpA gene encoding methylmalonyl-CoA mutase → MQKPDFTKVCLFAEEKEVSKEKVDHHIQQNIDDLLFETNEQIKVKPVYTKEDVTSSEHMAGMPGLPPYTRGPYPAMYVNRPWTVRQYAGFSTAEESNAFYRRNLAMGQKGLSVAFDLATHRGYDSDHPRVEGDVGKAGVAIDSILDMKILFDGIPLDQMSVSMTMNGAVLPIMAFFIVTAEEQGVTQDQLSGTIQNDILKEYMVRNTYIYPPEMSMKIIADIFEYTSKYMPKFNSISISGYHMQEAGAPADIELAYTLADGLEYVRTGLQAGIDIDSFAPRLSFFWAIGMNYFMEVAKMRAARFIWAKMIKTFNPKNEKSMALRTHSQTSGWSLTEQDPYNNVIRTLIEAHAAAMGHTQSLHTNALDEAIALPTDFSARIARNTQLFLQEETGITKVIDPWAGSYYVESLTNSLIERAWEHIEEIESLGGMAKAIETGLPKMRIEEAAARRQAQIDSGKETIIGVNKYKLDQEDPLEILDIDNTAVRAKQLERLKQLKENRDDEKAEAALNELARVAETGEGNLLEYAVRAARARATLGEISDAIEKAAGRHKAVIRSVSGVYSTAFTNGEEIAEVQQMTQEFLENEGRRPRIMIAKMGQDGHDRGAKVISTAFADLGFDVDIGPLFQTPEETAIQAVENDVHAIGISSLAAGHKTLLPQLVKELEKLGREDIVVIVGGVIPAQDYQFLYDNGASAIFGPGTVIPVAAQKVLRTIYERLGYEEVSS